The Vicinamibacterales bacterium DNA window AAGACACGCGCGCCCCAGCCAAGCGTCAAGGGACTCGAACACGAGAAGTGGGCGACCTCCCTCACCAAGATCGAGCCCAACAAGATTCTCGTCCGCGGCTACCCGCTCGACGAGATCATGGGGCGGCTCACCTTCGGCGAAGCGATCTATCTGCTGCTGATGGGGGACCTGCCGACCCCGGGGATCGGCAGCCTGATGGAGGCGATGCTCGTCTCGTTCATCGATCACGGGATCACCCCTCCGTCCACGCTGGCGGCGCGCAATACCGCGACCACCGGCGCGCCGCTGCGTGCGTGCGTGGCGGCCGGCGTCCTGGGATTCGGCCGTTACCACGGCGGCGACATCGAGAGCTGCATGCAGTTTCTCGACGCCGGGCTGGAATTGGTGCGCAAGGGCTCGTCGTACCAGGATGCGGCCGCGGCGATCGTCGCGCGGTGCCGGGAGGAGGACGAGCCGATACCGGGGTTCGGCCACCGCTTCCATACGCGCGACCCGCGGGCGGCCCGGCTCTTCCAGATGGCGCTGGAGCTCGAGATCGAGGGGGGACACATCCAGATGATCCGCGCCGTCGAGCACGCGCTCAGCGCGCAGCCGGACGGCCACGCCGTCCCGGTCAACATCGACGGCGCCATCGCCGCGGTGTGCGGCGACATCGGCATCCCGCCGGAGATCGCCAACGCGTTGTTCATCATCTCGCGCGTCCCCGGAATCGCCGCGCAGGCACAGGAAGAGCGGGCCCGCGAGCATCCGATGCGGCAGATCGACCCGAAGGATCACGTCTACGACGGCGCCGCCGAGCGCCGGCTGCCCGACAAACGGCGCTGACGCGTCCCGCTCCCCCGCCCAGCCGCACTCTCGCGCGGCAGAACGGCTGAGCTTGTATCCGCTCGGACGGGTGCCCTATTCTCCTGTCGGACTGCGACCGACAAAGAGCGCGGGCATGCTCAGAGCCGTACTCGTCGTGGAAGACGATCCGTCGACGCTTTCAGGCTATGTGGAGTACCTGACCGAGGCAGGGTTCGAGGCGACCGGATTCGCCGATCCGGCGCGGGCGCTGGCCGTCGCCATCAAGACGCCGCCGGCCGCCGTCGTCACCGACATCACGATGCCGGGGATGGACGGCTTCACGCTCGCGAAGGCGCTGCACCAGGACACCCGCACGCGGCACGTGCCGGTGATCGGGCTGACCGCCAACTGGTACGCGGAAGTGAAGACCCGGGCCGCCGCAGCCGCCATGCGCACCGTGCTGTTGAAACCCTGCAGCCCGGCCCACCTGGTCGCCGAACTCGAGCGCGCCCTGCTCCCCGTCGGCGTCCGCGACCGGTAGCCGGTTCCGCTCTCCCGCATCCTTCCCCGCCCGCGCGCCGCGGTTCGGCCGATCCAATTGAAATAGACTGGATCGTCCATGAACCAACGCGAGAGTGCTGACGACAGCGCCGGGATCACCCGGGCCTACCGCCGCGTCCTGATCGTCTGGGTGGTCGTGCTGGCCG harbors:
- a CDS encoding response regulator, translated to MLRAVLVVEDDPSTLSGYVEYLTEAGFEATGFADPARALAVAIKTPPAAVVTDITMPGMDGFTLAKALHQDTRTRHVPVIGLTANWYAEVKTRAAAAAMRTVLLKPCSPAHLVAELERALLPVGVRDR
- a CDS encoding citryl-CoA lyase: MSKTRAPQPSVKGLEHEKWATSLTKIEPNKILVRGYPLDEIMGRLTFGEAIYLLLMGDLPTPGIGSLMEAMLVSFIDHGITPPSTLAARNTATTGAPLRACVAAGVLGFGRYHGGDIESCMQFLDAGLELVRKGSSYQDAAAAIVARCREEDEPIPGFGHRFHTRDPRAARLFQMALELEIEGGHIQMIRAVEHALSAQPDGHAVPVNIDGAIAAVCGDIGIPPEIANALFIISRVPGIAAQAQEERAREHPMRQIDPKDHVYDGAAERRLPDKRR